One genomic window of Corynebacterium diphtheriae includes the following:
- a CDS encoding copper transporter, with amino-acid sequence MARKSGRTATAIAGLSFGLALGIGAGMYVLAPNVAGGPNQTTSTLERERDDALESAQIAKAQAKSADSVVSALGRGITTDLLKEKKVLVFRTSDSLDSDADALSEALKSAGAENAGTIKLGEKFFTQEGADGLKNIIATTLPAGAQLSTEKMDSGTHAGDALGSALLLNKDDGSEQANKEDRGIVLGALRESGYIDFDEASVKPAHAIVLLSGDSDGSKAAFSIKNQASFATALKSKGSGLLVAGRIHTASDAGLLGTIRTSAQDKQAVSTIDSIDQNWAQIVAILALKEQLDGKSGAYGAAGNVDATSPGIKNPE; translated from the coding sequence ATGGCTAGAAAATCTGGACGCACTGCAACTGCTATTGCAGGTCTTTCCTTCGGCCTTGCATTAGGCATCGGGGCTGGGATGTACGTGTTGGCTCCAAATGTTGCTGGTGGCCCAAATCAAACAACTTCCACTTTGGAACGTGAACGTGACGATGCTCTTGAGTCTGCCCAGATTGCAAAGGCGCAAGCTAAAAGTGCCGATAGTGTAGTGTCGGCACTTGGGAGGGGAATTACTACTGATCTCCTGAAAGAAAAGAAGGTATTAGTGTTCCGCACCTCAGATTCGCTTGATAGCGATGCGGATGCCTTGTCTGAAGCGTTAAAAAGTGCAGGAGCGGAAAATGCTGGAACCATTAAATTGGGTGAGAAATTTTTCACTCAAGAAGGCGCTGATGGCTTAAAAAATATTATTGCTACTACGCTTCCAGCTGGTGCTCAGCTTTCTACTGAGAAAATGGATTCTGGTACTCATGCCGGAGATGCGTTGGGCAGTGCACTCTTGTTGAACAAAGATGATGGTTCTGAGCAAGCAAATAAAGAAGATCGTGGGATTGTGCTAGGTGCACTGCGAGAAAGCGGCTATATCGATTTTGATGAGGCGAGCGTAAAACCGGCTCATGCGATAGTTTTACTTTCAGGAGATTCTGACGGATCAAAAGCAGCTTTTTCTATTAAAAATCAAGCCTCATTTGCCACCGCTTTGAAATCCAAAGGATCTGGTCTGCTTGTTGCAGGTCGAATTCATACTGCAAGTGACGCTGGTCTTTTGGGAACAATTCGGACCTCGGCACAAGATAAACAAGCTGTTTCTACCATTGATTCAATTGACCAGAATTGGGCACAAATTGTTGCAATCTTAGCGCTTAAGGAACAACTCGACGGTAAATCTGGTGCTTATGGCGCAGCGGGGAATGTCGACGCTACATCTCCAGGAATTAAAAATCCTGAGTAG
- the xerD gene encoding site-specific tyrosine recombinase XerD: MGSISNVARQWLTHLAVEKGVSDNTLSNYRRDLERYTRWLQVQGITDIENISAQDIERYVQELRKGDSDTGKKPLAASSAARALIVARGLHRFALLENLVENDVSADVSPPAMGRHLPDTLSVEEVNRLIEAIPIDDAASPENLRDCALLEFLYATGARISEAVGLVVDDVAAIVENEGIVRITGKGNKQRIVPVGDQCLSALERYVVRSRPAMSKGKSHALFLNKRGGQLSRQSAWQILKNSAQRAGIEKDISPHTLRHSFATHLLEGGADVRVVQELLGHSSVTTTQIYTHVTADNLRFVWSRSHPRAH, translated from the coding sequence ATGGGCTCAATAAGTAATGTTGCTCGTCAATGGCTAACTCACTTAGCAGTGGAAAAAGGAGTTAGCGATAACACATTGTCTAATTATCGTCGTGATCTTGAACGGTATACACGGTGGCTGCAAGTACAGGGAATCACAGATATTGAGAATATCTCCGCACAAGATATTGAAAGATATGTTCAAGAGTTGCGTAAGGGGGATAGTGATACTGGAAAAAAACCTCTAGCTGCCTCATCTGCTGCGCGAGCTTTGATTGTTGCTCGTGGTCTACATCGTTTTGCATTGTTAGAAAACTTAGTGGAGAACGATGTATCTGCTGATGTCTCTCCACCTGCAATGGGGCGTCACCTGCCTGATACCCTCTCAGTCGAGGAAGTGAATCGTCTAATAGAAGCTATACCCATAGATGATGCGGCTTCGCCAGAAAATCTTAGGGATTGCGCTCTACTGGAGTTCCTCTATGCTACTGGAGCCCGCATTTCGGAAGCAGTAGGTTTAGTGGTGGACGACGTGGCTGCAATTGTCGAAAATGAAGGCATTGTCCGAATAACTGGAAAGGGCAACAAACAGCGTATTGTGCCTGTTGGTGATCAGTGTTTGTCAGCGCTCGAGCGATATGTCGTGAGAAGCAGACCGGCAATGTCAAAAGGGAAATCGCACGCACTTTTCCTTAATAAACGTGGCGGACAATTATCTAGACAAAGCGCTTGGCAAATTCTCAAAAACTCAGCTCAACGCGCAGGAATTGAAAAAGATATTTCTCCACATACTTTGCGCCATAGTTTTGCCACTCATCTTTTAGAAGGTGGGGCTGATGTTCGAGTAGTACAAGAATTGTTAGGGCATTCGTCGGTCACAACTACACAGATATACACCCATGTAACTGCCGATAATCTACGATTTGTCTGGTCTCGTTCACATCCGCGTGCTCACTAA
- a CDS encoding NUDIX domain-containing protein, giving the protein MTPHSFVVTDSTLLLDAPIIAVRRDKVLMPKGNESYREIVEHYGAVAIVARDEPGRILLIKQYRHSVGRRMWELPAGLLDIPAESELQAAQRELKEEAGLASHHWSCIIDLVTSPGFCDEAVRIFLADRVHAVPRPEASDEEADITTQWVTLEDAIEMIMRGKIVNSIAIAGIFAAREHIEHGASLPSRATEFEIRPTSLAQRHQDLAVPRR; this is encoded by the coding sequence ATGACTCCTCATTCGTTTGTCGTGACAGATAGTACGTTGCTTTTGGATGCTCCAATTATTGCGGTGCGGCGGGACAAGGTGCTTATGCCGAAAGGAAACGAGAGCTATCGAGAAATCGTCGAGCATTATGGCGCAGTAGCCATAGTAGCTCGCGATGAACCTGGGCGAATTCTACTGATAAAACAATATAGGCATAGTGTAGGTAGGCGCATGTGGGAGCTTCCAGCTGGGTTACTTGATATCCCAGCTGAATCTGAGTTGCAGGCTGCTCAACGAGAATTAAAAGAAGAAGCAGGACTCGCATCTCATCATTGGTCTTGCATAATTGATTTAGTTACTAGTCCCGGTTTTTGTGACGAAGCAGTTCGAATCTTCCTAGCTGATCGAGTACATGCTGTGCCTCGGCCTGAGGCGTCAGATGAAGAAGCTGACATTACGACACAATGGGTCACACTCGAAGATGCTATTGAAATGATCATGCGTGGAAAGATCGTGAATTCCATTGCGATCGCAGGTATTTTTGCTGCACGTGAGCATATCGAGCATGGAGCATCTTTACCGAGTCGAGCCACCGAATTCGAAATTAGACCTACTTCATTGGCACAACGACATCAAGATTTAGCAGTACCTCGTCGATAA
- a CDS encoding adenosylmethionine--8-amino-7-oxononanoate transaminase, which translates to MFNTDELENNSFAQFDRDHIWHPYGPMPATVAPYVVAATNNTDIILDNGTRLIDGMSSWWAAAFGHGNERLKAAAHRQIDVMSHVMFGGLTHVPAIKLARQLCELTDEPLTKVFFSDSGSVAVEVALKMVYQYQLGQGHPERRRMLTWRGGYHGDTFATMSLCDPEGGMHAMWEGRVMDNVFASRPPLWGAASNEISAYIDHLDSLIDSTIAGIIVEPVVQGAGGMRFHAPEILKGIRQLCDQHGILFIADEIATGFGRTGNLFATQAAKVTPDILCVGKSLTGGFMSLAATITTDAVAESISSAAGGGALMHGPTFMGNPLACAVASEALSIIAEGDWKQQVAEIESELKKGLVPLASNPAVRDVRVLGAIGVVEMKEPVDMKRATHAAVNAGVWLRPFGRLVYTMPPFVCTHKQIQKISCAIASIVHTEQERFER; encoded by the coding sequence GTGTTCAATACTGATGAGTTGGAAAATAATTCATTCGCACAATTTGATCGTGATCATATTTGGCATCCTTATGGCCCGATGCCGGCTACGGTTGCCCCCTACGTAGTTGCAGCCACTAACAACACGGACATCATTCTAGACAACGGAACGCGCTTAATCGACGGAATGAGTTCATGGTGGGCTGCCGCCTTCGGGCATGGGAACGAGAGGCTTAAAGCGGCTGCTCATCGCCAAATTGACGTGATGAGCCATGTCATGTTTGGTGGCTTGACGCATGTGCCTGCGATTAAGCTTGCACGTCAATTGTGTGAACTTACGGACGAACCTCTTACCAAGGTTTTCTTTTCTGATTCGGGATCTGTTGCCGTAGAAGTGGCACTGAAGATGGTGTATCAATACCAGCTTGGGCAAGGGCATCCCGAACGGCGTCGTATGTTGACCTGGCGTGGTGGGTATCACGGCGACACCTTTGCCACGATGAGCTTGTGTGATCCAGAGGGGGGAATGCACGCAATGTGGGAGGGGCGCGTAATGGATAATGTTTTTGCGTCTCGGCCGCCGCTGTGGGGCGCTGCATCAAATGAAATTTCTGCATACATAGATCATCTCGATTCGTTGATTGATTCAACAATTGCCGGCATCATCGTTGAACCCGTTGTTCAAGGAGCTGGTGGCATGCGATTCCACGCTCCAGAGATTCTCAAAGGTATTCGACAGCTTTGTGATCAACATGGAATTTTATTTATCGCAGATGAAATTGCGACTGGTTTTGGTAGAACGGGTAACTTATTTGCCACTCAAGCTGCAAAAGTAACTCCTGACATTCTTTGTGTTGGAAAGTCATTAACTGGCGGGTTTATGTCGTTAGCTGCAACCATCACCACGGATGCTGTGGCAGAAAGTATTTCTTCCGCTGCCGGAGGAGGAGCACTAATGCATGGACCAACATTTATGGGAAACCCGTTGGCATGTGCTGTTGCTAGCGAAGCATTAAGCATTATTGCAGAAGGTGATTGGAAGCAGCAGGTTGCAGAAATTGAAAGCGAGCTAAAAAAAGGGCTTGTTCCGCTAGCTTCCAACCCTGCTGTTCGTGACGTAAGAGTCCTCGGTGCAATTGGTGTAGTTGAAATGAAAGAACCTGTTGACATGAAACGTGCTACTCATGCTGCTGTGAACGCAGGTGTATGGCTCCGTCCTTTCGGCAGGCTCGTATACACAATGCCTCCATTTGTCTGTACTCATAAACAAATACAAAAGATTTCGTGTGCAATTGCTTCTATCGTGCATACGGAACAGGAACGTTTCGAACGCTAA
- the steA gene encoding putative cytokinetic ring protein SteA, which produces MLTMSLFNRSADLPGIHAVTRDCSSLNRGLKRLKSGEIAVVDAPDITRSIAQQLIDAKPLAVVNSGQFSTGAIPNFGPQMLIDAGIMLIDAVGHDVWTILKDGKKARLTEDGQIFYGEKLIASGTVITAEQAEVIFVEAQGSLIDRMEAYFGNTIQFIHAEAPLLIDGLGVPDRGGMLRGRKVLVVSPGTGHRTQVKGLRNFIREYEPVLIGVDAAADTLVELGYKPNFIVGDPSVIGSDALRSGAQVVLPADPDGHALGLERIQDLGVGAVTFPSSVDSSTNLALLLADYHGAELVVNAGSPFDLDLIFADSETASPATLLTRSKLGSRLIDATAITDLYTVRSSTGLAWLWAILGILVAAAVIIAIAGTSGDGSFSQNLIDTWNNFALTVQSWFK; this is translated from the coding sequence ATGCTCACCATGAGTCTGTTCAACCGTTCTGCGGATCTTCCCGGTATTCATGCAGTGACGCGCGATTGTTCATCGCTTAATCGAGGTCTAAAAAGGCTGAAAAGCGGAGAGATCGCAGTCGTTGACGCACCCGACATAACTCGATCCATTGCACAGCAGTTGATCGATGCCAAGCCCCTTGCAGTAGTCAATAGTGGACAATTCTCTACAGGGGCGATTCCTAACTTTGGCCCACAAATGTTAATCGATGCAGGCATCATGCTAATTGATGCTGTTGGACACGATGTGTGGACGATTCTAAAAGACGGAAAGAAAGCGCGGTTAACGGAAGACGGCCAGATTTTCTATGGCGAAAAACTCATCGCTTCTGGAACCGTAATCACTGCAGAGCAAGCTGAAGTTATTTTCGTAGAGGCACAAGGGTCATTAATTGATCGAATGGAAGCCTATTTTGGAAATACCATCCAGTTTATTCATGCTGAGGCCCCGTTGCTCATTGATGGACTTGGTGTACCTGATCGTGGTGGGATGCTTCGTGGGCGCAAAGTATTGGTGGTCAGCCCAGGGACAGGACACCGTACACAAGTAAAAGGGCTTCGTAATTTTATCCGAGAGTACGAGCCGGTTTTGATTGGTGTCGATGCTGCAGCTGATACATTGGTGGAATTGGGATATAAACCCAATTTTATCGTTGGTGATCCATCAGTAATTGGATCTGATGCATTACGTAGCGGCGCCCAGGTAGTTCTTCCCGCGGATCCAGATGGTCATGCCTTGGGATTGGAACGAATCCAAGACCTAGGTGTTGGCGCAGTAACTTTTCCGTCCTCTGTAGATTCATCGACCAACTTGGCCCTTTTGTTAGCTGATTATCACGGTGCAGAGCTAGTGGTAAACGCTGGTTCTCCATTCGACTTGGATTTGATCTTCGCCGATTCAGAGACCGCATCACCTGCTACGTTGTTGACACGCTCGAAACTGGGGTCACGATTGATAGACGCCACAGCTATTACCGATCTTTATACAGTACGTTCTTCAACGGGTCTTGCTTGGTTATGGGCAATTTTGGGAATTTTGGTGGCAGCTGCGGTCATTATCGCTATTGCGGGAACGTCTGGCGATGGTTCTTTTAGCCAGAATCTCATTGACACATGGAATAACTTTGCTTTGACAGTGCAAAGTTGGTTTAAATAA
- the bioD gene encoding ATP-dependent dethiobiotin synthetase BioD, giving the protein MWFCHARIKKGREAEVGIVVVSGLASGVGKTTATAAIVKILQAKGRDVVPAKIARLQNLCASPDIGTIEKLTGIRGEDFSQLDDPLVQVCHLSESGKTVVVEGSGGLSVALIGKKTIADIAAELDAPLVVVSGMNRGAVELAVNAVGFARACGANVAGLLGGKLPAGADLRTRLTLVEASRASGVPFIGSLNDGVGSLGCEPFAEALSTIFIPDEW; this is encoded by the coding sequence ATGTGGTTCTGTCACGCGCGGATTAAAAAGGGAAGGGAAGCTGAAGTGGGTATCGTCGTTGTGTCTGGTTTAGCGTCGGGAGTGGGCAAGACGACGGCAACCGCAGCGATCGTGAAAATCTTGCAAGCAAAAGGTAGGGATGTTGTGCCAGCTAAGATCGCTCGATTGCAAAACCTGTGTGCTTCTCCAGATATTGGCACAATTGAAAAGTTAACGGGTATCCGAGGAGAGGACTTTTCGCAGTTGGATGATCCGTTGGTTCAAGTGTGTCATCTCTCTGAATCGGGCAAAACTGTTGTGGTTGAGGGGTCTGGTGGGCTGAGTGTTGCCTTAATAGGAAAGAAAACAATTGCGGATATTGCAGCTGAACTAGATGCTCCGTTGGTAGTTGTCTCGGGAATGAATCGCGGTGCTGTAGAACTTGCAGTAAATGCCGTTGGTTTCGCTCGAGCATGTGGGGCAAATGTTGCGGGCTTGTTGGGGGGAAAACTGCCGGCGGGTGCAGATCTACGTACTCGTTTAACTCTAGTGGAGGCGTCGCGTGCGTCTGGAGTGCCATTTATTGGCAGTTTGAACGATGGCGTAGGCTCGCTTGGTTGCGAGCCATTTGCAGAGGCATTATCGACGATTTTCATTCCCGACGAGTGGTAA
- the bioD gene encoding dethiobiotin synthase: MAIVVVTGTNTDVGKTIASAAVCQHYSRQGFRVVPVKPVQTGEPKGSGDAQTIEKLTGIVGKCFARFPEPLAPNLSAQRAGMQQLNLEEIVNKIRELDGPQTVVVVEGAGGLLVRLADSFTIADVAAQLDAPLIVVTNMALGSLNAAELTVEAAQRRGLKVLGLIGGSMPKNPDLATSLNVAEMEKVTGIPLWGSIAEGAGQLSKEAFCQLVEDLHLPTMWP, from the coding sequence ATGGCAATCGTAGTTGTAACCGGTACAAACACAGATGTAGGAAAGACAATCGCTTCCGCTGCAGTATGTCAGCATTATTCACGACAAGGATTCCGAGTCGTTCCAGTTAAGCCCGTCCAAACTGGAGAACCAAAAGGTTCAGGTGATGCACAAACCATTGAAAAACTAACCGGAATAGTAGGCAAATGCTTTGCCCGATTCCCAGAACCACTCGCGCCTAATCTTTCTGCACAGCGGGCTGGTATGCAGCAGTTAAATTTGGAAGAAATAGTTAATAAAATTCGTGAACTCGATGGGCCTCAAACAGTTGTTGTTGTCGAGGGGGCCGGAGGACTCTTAGTTCGTTTGGCGGATTCATTTACGATCGCAGATGTTGCGGCGCAGCTAGACGCACCTCTCATCGTAGTAACAAATATGGCGTTGGGCTCGCTCAATGCGGCAGAACTCACTGTAGAAGCAGCGCAGCGACGTGGCTTGAAGGTTTTAGGGCTGATTGGTGGCAGTATGCCTAAGAATCCTGACTTGGCTACCTCGCTTAATGTTGCAGAAATGGAAAAGGTGACTGGCATACCGTTGTGGGGTTCTATCGCAGAAGGTGCAGGGCAATTGAGCAAGGAAGCCTTTTGTCAACTAGTAGAAGATCTACATCTTCCCACTATGTGGCCGTAA
- a CDS encoding segregation and condensation protein A: MARTAVPDNQPEITGFRIVLNNFEGPFDLLLQLISAKKLDVTDVALHKVTDDFVAYTRALGEFAELDEVTEFLVVAATLLDLKAARLLPRGEVDDLSDLELLESRDLLFARLLQYKAYKQVADQFARWQLAAQRRYPRAVGMEEQFSSLLPPVKISHTPKSFAELAASVFRPKPPDTVGTSHVHGVEVSVPEQAGKVLDLLVECGEGVWMDFPDLITGCRVSLEVVGRFLALLELYKARAVSLEQEESLGALRVSWTGIHVDPAIVAASNWA; this comes from the coding sequence ATGGCGAGAACTGCTGTTCCGGATAATCAACCTGAGATAACGGGTTTTCGTATCGTCCTGAATAATTTCGAAGGTCCGTTTGACCTCTTGCTTCAGCTGATTAGCGCGAAAAAACTAGACGTAACTGATGTAGCTTTGCATAAAGTTACAGATGATTTTGTAGCGTACACGCGTGCGTTAGGGGAATTTGCTGAGCTGGATGAAGTCACGGAGTTTCTTGTTGTAGCAGCCACGTTATTGGACCTCAAAGCTGCTCGACTGCTTCCACGGGGTGAAGTGGATGATCTGTCTGATCTGGAGCTTTTAGAGTCGCGCGATCTTTTGTTTGCTAGGTTGCTCCAGTACAAAGCATATAAACAGGTTGCAGATCAGTTTGCCCGCTGGCAATTGGCTGCGCAGCGACGTTATCCGCGGGCAGTAGGCATGGAAGAACAATTTTCTTCATTACTTCCTCCGGTTAAAATTAGTCATACACCTAAGTCTTTCGCTGAATTGGCTGCAAGTGTTTTTAGGCCAAAACCTCCGGATACAGTTGGCACAAGTCATGTGCATGGTGTTGAAGTGTCTGTTCCAGAACAAGCTGGCAAGGTTTTGGATCTGCTCGTTGAGTGTGGCGAGGGCGTCTGGATGGATTTTCCGGATCTGATTACTGGTTGCAGAGTTTCATTAGAAGTTGTTGGGCGCTTCCTTGCTCTACTCGAGTTGTATAAGGCCCGAGCGGTTTCTTTAGAACAAGAGGAATCATTAGGCGCTTTGCGGGTGTCGTGGACAGGAATTCATGTGGATCCCGCAATAGTCGCAGCAAGTAACTGGGCATAG
- a CDS encoding ParA family protein, protein MGESGLFDTPDQKVGLTGRPLREFPEPEPLYKHGPAKIISMCNQKGGVGKTTSTINLGACLAEAGRKVLLVDLDPQGALSAGLNIPHEELEITVYNLLVDRHTSIHQAIHHTSVDGLDLVPANIDLSAAEIQLVNEVGREQTLARALRPVMRDYDFIILDCQPSLGLLTVNALTCSHGVIIPMECEYFSLRGLALLTDTVEKVRDRLNFDLEIVGILVTMFDRRTTHAREVMSRVIEVFEDRVFDTVITRTVRFPETSVAGEPITTWAPSSQGAQQYRQLAREVIERTA, encoded by the coding sequence ATGGGCGAATCGGGATTGTTTGATACACCCGATCAGAAGGTCGGCCTCACAGGGCGTCCGTTGCGGGAATTCCCTGAACCTGAACCATTGTATAAACATGGTCCTGCGAAGATTATTTCGATGTGTAACCAAAAAGGTGGAGTCGGAAAGACTACTTCGACTATTAACCTTGGAGCTTGCTTGGCAGAGGCGGGGAGGAAAGTACTTCTCGTTGACCTTGATCCACAAGGCGCATTGTCTGCTGGTTTGAATATTCCCCACGAAGAGCTCGAAATCACCGTTTACAATCTCTTAGTCGATCGGCATACCTCGATTCACCAAGCAATCCATCACACTTCGGTTGATGGATTGGATTTGGTACCTGCAAATATTGATCTTTCGGCGGCTGAGATCCAGCTTGTAAACGAGGTTGGACGCGAGCAAACTCTAGCGCGGGCGCTAAGGCCGGTGATGCGGGATTATGACTTTATTATTTTAGACTGTCAGCCGTCATTGGGTCTTCTTACCGTCAATGCGTTGACTTGTTCTCATGGAGTCATTATCCCCATGGAATGTGAGTATTTCTCGTTGCGCGGATTGGCATTGCTGACAGATACTGTCGAAAAGGTACGAGATAGGCTCAATTTTGATCTTGAGATTGTTGGAATCTTGGTAACGATGTTCGATCGGCGGACAACCCATGCTCGGGAAGTTATGTCTCGAGTGATTGAAGTATTTGAAGATAGAGTTTTTGATACTGTGATCACCCGGACAGTTCGCTTCCCAGAAACTTCTGTTGCCGGTGAACCCATTACTACGTGGGCTCCGAGTTCTCAAGGTGCTCAGCAATATCGGCAGCTTGCACGCGAAGTAATCGAGCGTACCGCCTAG